The following proteins are co-located in the Nonlabens ponticola genome:
- a CDS encoding lysophospholipid acyltransferase family protein: MGLFKTNPFGHILFVKRWLIRILGALSHRRYRGFNELHIDGSEIIKDLPDTGVLFVSNHQTYFADVVSMFHVFNASLSGREDSIKNIGYLWNPKLNIYYVAAKETMQSGILPKILAYAGAVTVERTWRAKGEEVNRNVNPDDTKNIGIALEDGWVITFPQGTTKPFKPIRKGTAHIIKQYKPIVVPVVIDGFRRSFDKKGLRIKKRNILQSMVIKKPLDIDYENDSVEKIVEQIEYAIEQHQSFLKVIPLEELNEMEELNKKRQWEY, encoded by the coding sequence ATGGGGTTGTTCAAGACAAATCCTTTTGGTCATATATTATTTGTAAAACGCTGGCTCATCAGGATTTTGGGAGCACTTTCTCACAGGCGCTATCGTGGTTTTAATGAGCTGCACATTGATGGTAGTGAGATCATTAAAGATCTACCCGATACAGGCGTTCTGTTTGTTTCTAACCACCAGACCTATTTTGCAGATGTCGTGAGTATGTTTCATGTATTTAATGCATCACTGTCTGGTCGCGAGGACAGCATCAAGAACATAGGATACTTATGGAATCCCAAACTCAATATATACTATGTAGCTGCCAAGGAAACCATGCAAAGCGGTATCCTACCCAAGATCCTGGCCTATGCTGGTGCGGTGACCGTAGAACGCACATGGCGCGCCAAAGGTGAAGAAGTCAACCGCAACGTCAATCCAGATGATACCAAAAACATAGGTATTGCATTAGAAGACGGTTGGGTCATTACCTTTCCTCAAGGAACCACCAAGCCTTTCAAGCCTATACGTAAGGGAACTGCCCACATCATCAAGCAGTACAAACCTATTGTTGTGCCAGTCGTCATTGATGGCTTTAGACGCAGTTTTGACAAGAAAGGCCTGCGTATTAAAAAGCGCAACATTCTGCAATCCATGGTGATCAAAAAACCACTGGACATTGATTATGAGAACGACAGCGTTGAGAAGATCGTTGAGCAAATCGAGTACGCCATTGAGCAACATCAATCTTTCTTAAAGGTCATTCCTTTAGAAGAATTGAACGAGATGGAAGAACTCAACAAGAAACGTCAATGGGAATATTAG
- a CDS encoding metallophosphoesterase: MFWFEKYVIDWSYFDRSKNEAESKIKLIQISDLHITGLRSFHKSIARKINEIKPDLIVFTGDSINLTTEIQYLDSFLKLIDQDIPKFAILGNWEYWGNVDLKQLNEVYTSHNCQLLVNENATINVNNQSIAIAGTDDFLGGRPDIMTAMKKLSETDKTIVLNHCPQYSDVIKDSQFADRIDLILSGHTHGGQVTFLGYAPITPRGSGDYLKGWYEDKVPMYVSRGIGTSRVPIRFGSRAEVVEIDL, from the coding sequence ATGTTTTGGTTTGAGAAGTATGTCATCGACTGGAGCTACTTTGATCGTTCTAAAAACGAAGCCGAATCTAAGATCAAACTCATCCAAATAAGCGATTTACACATAACCGGACTGCGATCCTTTCACAAGTCCATTGCTCGTAAGATTAATGAAATCAAGCCAGACCTGATAGTTTTTACAGGTGATAGTATCAATCTAACTACAGAAATTCAGTATCTCGATAGCTTTTTGAAACTTATTGATCAGGACATACCCAAGTTCGCTATTCTGGGAAACTGGGAATATTGGGGTAATGTTGATTTGAAGCAATTGAACGAAGTTTATACATCTCATAATTGCCAATTGCTCGTCAATGAAAATGCTACCATTAATGTGAATAATCAAAGCATCGCCATAGCAGGCACCGATGATTTTTTAGGTGGTCGCCCAGATATTATGACAGCTATGAAAAAATTATCCGAAACAGATAAAACAATAGTTCTCAATCATTGCCCGCAATACAGCGATGTCATAAAGGATTCTCAATTTGCTGATCGCATAGATCTCATTCTCTCTGGACACACTCATGGTGGTCAAGTGACATTCCTGGGCTACGCGCCTATCACACCTCGTGGTAGCGGTGATTATTTAAAAGGCTGGTACGAGGACAAAGTACCGATGTATGTTTCTCGAGGCATTGGTACCAGTAGAGTGCCTATCAGGTTTGGCTCTCGTGCAGAAGTTGTTGAGATCGATCTCTAG
- a CDS encoding NUDIX hydrolase, translating to MSSFNDFLSQVSKLSNMPLPGQEAQLSMAAMERLDELKLVAKKSKDAKQAATMMLLYPKNDESYFVLIERMISTGKHSGQIAFPGGRAEKGDKDFEYTALRETEEEIGIPISLQKVITAGTPLYIPPSNFMVRPYLGYLDHSPIFKLQATEVKSVIEVPLQQLMDEANVSSQILSTSYLSKVEVPCFLLQEQIVWGATAMMLSEFKAMFKQAGL from the coding sequence GTGAGTTCATTCAATGATTTTTTATCTCAAGTTTCAAAATTAAGCAATATGCCGTTGCCTGGTCAAGAAGCACAATTATCCATGGCAGCCATGGAACGTCTTGACGAATTGAAATTAGTAGCTAAAAAAAGCAAAGATGCAAAGCAAGCAGCCACCATGATGCTTTTATATCCTAAAAATGATGAATCCTATTTCGTCTTGATTGAGCGAATGATTTCCACTGGTAAACACAGTGGTCAAATCGCTTTTCCTGGCGGTCGAGCAGAAAAAGGTGATAAGGATTTTGAATACACAGCGCTGCGAGAAACTGAAGAGGAAATAGGGATTCCCATATCCCTACAAAAAGTGATTACCGCTGGCACACCGCTGTACATTCCTCCTAGTAACTTTATGGTTAGACCTTATTTAGGATATCTTGATCACTCACCTATTTTCAAACTTCAAGCAACTGAGGTAAAATCAGTTATTGAAGTGCCTCTTCAACAACTAATGGATGAAGCAAATGTGAGTAGCCAAATATTATCTACCAGTTATTTAAGCAAGGTAGAAGTGCCTTGTTTTCTTTTACAGGAGCAAATTGTTTGGGGTGCGACAGCGATGATGCTTAGCGAATTCAAAGCCATGTTTAAGCAAGCAGGATTGTAG
- a CDS encoding peptidylprolyl isomerase codes for MNSRLLIGLIIVLLAMSCKDNEERPMPVVEEKVEVEKKIDLDEFYQPMITEDGDTLLSYIPQDSVELFFTRYGKKNPEKRVEIETKYGKIQLELFEQTPLYRASFIYLVKNGYYDETVVHRVVPDFIVQAGDSDRRITATKRSSAGNYMLPPAILDNVQHTYGTVSAAKRWEDNPENWHNPFDFFITLGSASHLDGEHTIFGKVTSGMDVAEKISRLNRDEGDWPIETVYIDMKVID; via the coding sequence ATGAACTCACGACTGCTGATAGGTTTAATCATCGTTTTACTAGCGATGTCATGTAAAGATAATGAGGAAAGGCCAATGCCTGTGGTAGAGGAAAAAGTTGAAGTTGAAAAAAAAATTGATCTAGACGAGTTCTACCAACCCATGATCACCGAAGATGGCGATACCTTACTCAGCTATATACCACAAGATAGCGTTGAGCTGTTTTTTACTAGATACGGTAAGAAGAATCCAGAGAAGCGTGTCGAAATAGAAACCAAATATGGCAAGATTCAATTAGAGCTTTTTGAACAAACGCCGCTGTATCGAGCTAGCTTTATCTATCTGGTAAAAAATGGATACTATGATGAGACAGTTGTGCATCGTGTCGTACCTGACTTTATCGTACAAGCAGGCGATAGCGATAGACGAATCACCGCAACCAAGCGCAGCAGTGCAGGAAATTACATGTTACCACCAGCGATTCTAGATAATGTTCAACATACTTATGGAACGGTAAGCGCTGCAAAGCGCTGGGAAGACAATCCAGAAAACTGGCATAACCCTTTTGATTTTTTCATAACGTTGGGTAGCGCGAGCCATCTTGATGGCGAGCATACTATTTTTGGTAAAGTCACGAGCGGTATGGATGTGGCAGAAAAAATATCTAGGCTCAATCGCGATGAAGGCGACTGGCCTATTGAGACGGTTTATATTGATATGAAAGTAATCGACTAG
- a CDS encoding DUF5004 domain-containing protein codes for MIFRFFLVFLLLASSQVFSQDLVGTYKDKNSNFEVTFNSDGSFQTLFFGKYCGLGIVENGTYSLDEQNIKLSTVREMSKNPKVFDIKITDSKRIEGWQYFNVRIINHRDSMSFNTYFLKGEISRERIDNPSELKLMPRSRTLYLENIYQNTLAEFEVSAGKNYDVEVKIDEREEYVTNWKILRIKDDMLIIKDLDIGKRRRLIKQ; via the coding sequence ATGATTTTCCGATTTTTTCTTGTCTTTCTTCTATTGGCTTCATCTCAAGTTTTTAGTCAGGATTTGGTAGGAACTTATAAGGACAAGAATTCTAATTTTGAGGTGACTTTTAATTCCGACGGTAGTTTTCAAACACTGTTTTTTGGCAAATACTGCGGATTAGGAATTGTTGAAAACGGAACTTATTCTTTAGATGAACAAAACATAAAGTTGAGTACAGTTCGTGAGATGTCTAAAAATCCTAAAGTTTTTGATATAAAGATTACAGACAGCAAACGAATAGAAGGTTGGCAGTACTTTAATGTTCGCATTATAAACCATAGGGATTCTATGTCTTTTAATACATATTTTTTAAAAGGCGAAATATCGCGTGAACGAATCGACAATCCTTCGGAACTTAAATTAATGCCGAGATCAAGAACTCTTTATCTTGAAAATATATACCAAAATACTCTTGCTGAGTTTGAGGTATCAGCTGGCAAGAATTACGATGTCGAGGTCAAAATAGATGAGCGAGAAGAATATGTGACCAATTGGAAAATTCTACGTATCAAGGATGATATGTTAATAATTAAGGATTTAGATATTGGTAAGAGAAGGCGCTTGATCAAACAATAG